The following DNA comes from Halalkaliarchaeum sp. AArc-CO.
GACACTCAGCTCTGGGCAGACCGCGATGATGTTGTCGCCGCCGACGAAGAACGACAGCGCGCCGTGCGCCTCCCGCATGTATCGCATCAGCTCTGCGTAGCCGTGTTCGATGTGGATGAACGAATCGAACTCGTTGAGGCGGTCGGTGTACTTTTCGGTCGCGTCGTTCACGTCGAAATGAGCGATCTGGAGATCGTCGCCTGCGGTGGGTTCCCGGAACGACCCCGAAAAGACCTCCTTGCGATCGCTGTCCTGGGCACTACCGGCGCGCTGGAGTCGTTCTGTCGCGTTTTCGAGCGCTTCGGAGGGTTGCGAGTCGACATCCACGCCGAGACTCACCGTCACTGGATAGCGGTTTCGGATCGACTCCTGTAGCGTGTGGTGGTCCGTTCGGTCGATCCCGTTGGTGACCGCAACCATGTTGTCGAACCGGGTGAAGAAAACGTAGCCGTCGCGGCTGCCGATGAACTGCGCGAGGTCGGCGAACAGTCGCGACTGCAGGGTCTGGAGATCCATCTCCCGTCGCGGCTCCGGCGACACCGTCCAAGGGCCGTAGTTGTCGATCTGAACCAGCGTAATCTGTGTGTTCGTCACTGTATCCTTCTTTCGGGTTCCCGGTACTTTGGTTCTTTCCGTTAGTCTCGGCCAATGAGGACGGTTCTCGGAACTGGCCGCTGTTCCAGGTTCGTTTTCGACCGACGGGAGCCGTCCGGGACCGGGACGTTCAACTCCGTTCCGGTCGTACGACGGTCCATGGAATACCGAGGTGCTGTCCTCGACGTCGACGGGACCGTCGTCCGTGGGGACGAACCGATCCCCGGGGCCCCGGACGGCGTTCGGCGACTCCGTTCGGCCGGCGTCGAACCGCTGTTCGTCTCCAATAATCCGAGCAAGGCTCCTCCGGCGTACGTCCGTCGGCTCTCTCGGGCGGGATACGACGTCGACGTCGATCACGTCGTTACTGCCGGCACTGTATCGACGGCGTACCTCGAGCGTCACCACCCCGATGATTCGATCTATCTGGTCGGCGAGACGGGACTCGCACGGCAACTCAGGGAAGTCGGGCTTTCGCTTTCCTCGGACCCCAGTGTCGCCGACGTCGTGGTCGTGTCCCTGGATCGAGAGTTCGATTACGAGGAACTGTGTGCCGTCCAGTGGGCGCTGGAGGACGACGACGTTCGATTTTACGGCACCGACCCGGACGTGGTGATTCCGGCGGCGGAACGGAACGTCCCTGGGTCTGGAGCGTTGATAAACGCCGTCGTGGACGTCACCGGTCGACAGCCGGACGCGGTGTTCGGCAAGCCGAACGAACCGACGCGACGCGCAATCTTCGAGCGATTCGACTACGATCCGGGCGACTGTTTCGTCGTCGGCGACCGGCTCGATACCGACATCGCGCTCGGCAACGAGGCCGGGATGACGACCGTGCTCGTCCGGACAGGGGTCACGGACGCCGAAGCCCTCGCGAACGCCGAGATTCAGCCCGACTACGTCCTGGACTCGCTCGCCGGGATCGATCGGGTGTTGGACGGCGATTCCTGAGGCGTTCCACCGTTCTCGAGCGCGTCCCTTCCCGGTCCTTCTTAAAATGCGTCGCCGTGTGCAGTGATCTCTGCGCGCAGTCCTGGGCGAACCGCCGAGTGGACGTGGCAGATATCCTTGCCCCGGTCGACGATCTCCTCGAGTTCCTCGTCGCTCAAGTCGAGTTCGACGTGGAGATCCCACCGAATTGCGGCGAGGTCGTCGTCGTCATCGAGATCGGCGGACGCGTCAATCTGGAGCTTTCCGAGGTCGTCGTGACCGCGCTGTCGTCCGGCGACCCGGAGCGCGGGGAGGTAACAGGACGCGTACGTCGCGACGAGGGCCTGATTCGCAGTCGGTCCCTCCTCGCCCGTGGCGTCGATCGAGAGATCGAACTCGCCGACGTGGCTCGAACAGTGGTACCCTTCCTCACACACCGTGCTGGTTTCGATATCCGTCATTGCAACTACGTATTGGTCGGAACCGTCCTAAAGGTTGCTTCCGGGGGGTCGTCTGGATTGCAAAAACGGGCTTCTCCGAGCCGGCGGTTGGGGTCGTGATCGTGGTCTTCACTCGAGGCTGAACGTCTCGTCGCCTTCGAGGACGCGGACCTCGGCGTCGCTGCCGGTCGCTTTCACCTCGCGGACGAAGTCGT
Coding sequences within:
- a CDS encoding GTP cyclohydrolase III, which translates into the protein MTNTQITLVQIDNYGPWTVSPEPRREMDLQTLQSRLFADLAQFIGSRDGYVFFTRFDNMVAVTNGIDRTDHHTLQESIRNRYPVTVSLGVDVDSQPSEALENATERLQRAGSAQDSDRKEVFSGSFREPTAGDDLQIAHFDVNDATEKYTDRLNEFDSFIHIEHGYAELMRYMREAHGALSFFVGGDNIIAVCPELSVDEYQDAIDHVADAVDVQLKVGVGTGESPHKAGFAAKHALEDCRYEGTTVEFATEHAAAGD
- a CDS encoding HAD-IIA family hydrolase, which codes for MEYRGAVLDVDGTVVRGDEPIPGAPDGVRRLRSAGVEPLFVSNNPSKAPPAYVRRLSRAGYDVDVDHVVTAGTVSTAYLERHHPDDSIYLVGETGLARQLREVGLSLSSDPSVADVVVVSLDREFDYEELCAVQWALEDDDVRFYGTDPDVVIPAAERNVPGSGALINAVVDVTGRQPDAVFGKPNEPTRRAIFERFDYDPGDCFVVGDRLDTDIALGNEAGMTTVLVRTGVTDAEALANAEIQPDYVLDSLAGIDRVLDGDS
- a CDS encoding OsmC family protein, producing MTDIETSTVCEEGYHCSSHVGEFDLSIDATGEEGPTANQALVATYASCYLPALRVAGRQRGHDDLGKLQIDASADLDDDDDLAAIRWDLHVELDLSDEELEEIVDRGKDICHVHSAVRPGLRAEITAHGDAF